The Mammaliicoccus sciuri genome window below encodes:
- a CDS encoding tyrosine-type recombinase/integrase, which yields MASFTVTKRKNKTSVSWQYDVKDKSFKSGKKRKSGFKTKAEATYAAQQLIRDLEDGNKIEDNKTFEDYYTDWLVIKNKKKVAPKQYYWYERSLNLFKEHFGDYMLVKNITRSEYQKFLNEYGQNRTTETVRKVHGCLAPCIRDAVYDGYLKKDPTYKIELKGTKAPKNEDNKYMTIQQYLDLIEYFKTRDEQSYIFLYLLAITGARYSDIIGMTKKDLNKSSGIVHLPGTKTKNSKRDVEVSQKDVLLINTKLSKLPVRTDGKLFHLSHNAIIKSFNYAKKQIELNDDTITPYALRHTHTSYLLSKSIPVEYISKRLGHATISQTLDTYSHLLDEHKKEQGQKVRELFS from the coding sequence ATGGCATCATTTACAGTTACGAAACGAAAGAATAAAACATCAGTTTCTTGGCAATATGATGTGAAAGACAAATCTTTTAAATCGGGTAAAAAGCGCAAATCTGGTTTTAAAACTAAAGCAGAGGCGACATACGCAGCACAACAATTAATTAGAGATTTAGAAGACGGCAATAAGATTGAAGATAATAAAACATTCGAAGATTATTATACCGATTGGCTTGTGATTAAGAATAAAAAGAAAGTAGCGCCGAAACAATATTATTGGTATGAAAGATCGCTAAATTTATTCAAAGAACACTTCGGCGATTATATGTTAGTTAAGAATATAACACGTTCTGAGTACCAAAAGTTTTTAAATGAGTATGGTCAAAATAGAACGACTGAAACAGTTAGAAAAGTACACGGTTGTCTTGCGCCATGTATTAGAGATGCAGTATATGATGGATATTTGAAGAAAGACCCGACTTATAAAATTGAGTTAAAAGGTACTAAGGCACCTAAGAATGAAGATAATAAGTACATGACCATTCAACAGTATTTAGATTTGATTGAATACTTTAAAACACGAGATGAACAAAGTTATATATTTTTATATTTACTAGCTATTACAGGTGCTAGATATAGTGACATAATAGGAATGACTAAAAAAGATTTAAACAAATCAAGTGGCATTGTCCACTTACCAGGTACTAAAACAAAAAATTCTAAACGTGATGTCGAAGTAAGTCAAAAAGATGTATTACTGATTAATACGAAGTTATCTAAATTACCAGTTAGAACTGATGGTAAATTATTTCACCTATCACACAATGCAATCATAAAGTCATTTAACTATGCTAAAAAACAAATTGAATTAAATGACGACACAATAACACCATATGCTTTACGTCATACGCACACATCATATTTGTTAAGTAAAAGCATTCCTGTTGAATATATAAGTAAACGTTTAGGTCATGCGACGATTTCACAGACTCTTGACACTTACTCACATTTACTTGATGAACATAAAAAAGAACAGGGTCAAAAAGTAAGAGAATTATTCTCTTGA
- the smpB gene encoding SsrA-binding protein SmpB, whose product MPKVQSKPLAQNRKASHDYTIEDTVEAGIVLQGTEIKSIRRGSANLKDSYARVFNGEMYVYNMHIAPYEEGNRFNHDPLRNRKLLLKRKEIDKLFGITREKGYALIPLKLYIKNGYCKVLLGVAKGKRDYDKRHALKAKEAKRDVERAMKQRY is encoded by the coding sequence GTGCCAAAAGTTCAAAGTAAACCACTAGCACAAAATCGTAAAGCAAGCCATGATTACACAATAGAAGATACGGTTGAAGCGGGTATTGTACTTCAAGGTACTGAAATCAAATCCATTCGCCGAGGCAGTGCAAACTTAAAAGATTCATATGCACGTGTATTTAATGGAGAAATGTATGTATATAACATGCATATCGCGCCATATGAAGAAGGTAACCGATTTAATCATGATCCATTGAGAAACCGTAAATTACTTTTAAAAAGAAAAGAAATCGATAAACTCTTTGGTATTACAAGAGAAAAAGGGTATGCATTAATCCCACTTAAACTCTACATTAAAAACGGTTACTGTAAAGTTCTTTTAGGTGTAGCTAAAGGTAAACGTGACTATGATAAGCGACATGCATTAAAAGCAAAAGAAGCAAAACGTGACGTTGAAAGAGCAATGAAACAACGATATTAA
- the rnr gene encoding ribonuclease R, which yields MNLREEVEEIINDKEYSPMTVSEFQDVIGLSNADSFKELIKVLVDLEQKGQLERTKTDRYKKKSNKSDLVKGTLSQHKKGFAFLRPEDDTIEDIFIPPNQINKAMDGDEVLVEVVPSRGDHKGKIEGRVKAITTRNITQVVGTYTEAKHFGFVLPDDKRITQDIFIPKGKNLGAIEGHKVLVEITEYADGTHNPEGHVKAILGHKNDPGVDILSIIYQHGINIEFPDNVIQEAENVPDQISPDEIKGRRDLRDELTITIDGADAKDLDDAVSVKSLDNGLTELTVSIADVSYYVTENSELDKEAYDRATSVYLVDRVIPMIPHRLSNGICSLNPHEDRLTLSCRMEIDQQGEVIRHDIFESVIHSDYRMTYSDVNAIIENDDQEIREKYSEITPMLDLAQQLSKQLIAKRKRRGEIDFDIKEAQVLVDEDGIPTDIEVRERNDAERLIESFMLSANETIAEHFSKLEVPFIYRVHENPKAERLNQFFEFISNFGLAVKGSSEDIHPATLQKIVEEVAGQKEEMVISTLMLRSMQQARYSEDNLGHFGLSADYYTHFTSPIRRYPDLIVHRLIRKYLIEKSMNSKQIRHWEEMLPDIADHTSKRERRAIDAERDTDDLKKSEYMIQHVGEVFTGIISSVANFGMFVELENTIEGMVHISNLTDDYYNFDERNMAIIGERQAKVFRIGDKVEVKVINVNVDERMIDFQIVGMLIAEKNRERLAREKTIKAKKRGTAKEQDKPNKHKKGRAKGKQGGNQGKQGKKGKKPYYKAKAVKNKARRKKK from the coding sequence ATGAATCTAAGAGAAGAAGTTGAAGAAATCATCAATGATAAAGAATACAGTCCTATGACCGTAAGTGAATTTCAAGATGTAATAGGACTTAGTAATGCTGATTCATTTAAAGAATTAATTAAAGTTCTAGTTGATTTAGAACAAAAGGGTCAACTAGAAAGAACAAAAACGGATAGATATAAGAAGAAAAGTAACAAATCAGACCTTGTGAAAGGTACTTTAAGTCAGCACAAAAAAGGATTTGCCTTTTTAAGACCGGAAGATGACACAATAGAAGACATCTTTATCCCACCTAATCAAATTAACAAAGCGATGGATGGCGATGAAGTATTAGTAGAAGTTGTGCCATCTCGTGGAGATCATAAAGGTAAGATTGAAGGTAGAGTTAAAGCAATTACGACACGTAATATTACGCAAGTAGTTGGTACTTATACAGAAGCGAAACATTTCGGTTTCGTGTTACCTGATGATAAACGTATTACACAAGATATCTTTATTCCTAAAGGTAAAAATCTTGGAGCAATCGAAGGTCATAAAGTATTAGTAGAAATTACAGAGTATGCTGATGGGACGCATAACCCAGAAGGTCATGTTAAAGCGATTCTAGGTCATAAGAATGATCCAGGTGTTGATATTTTATCTATCATATATCAACATGGCATTAATATTGAATTTCCTGACAATGTTATTCAAGAAGCTGAAAATGTACCAGATCAAATCAGTCCAGACGAAATTAAAGGTAGAAGAGATTTAAGAGATGAACTTACAATCACGATAGATGGTGCAGATGCGAAAGATTTAGATGATGCTGTCTCTGTAAAATCTTTAGACAATGGTTTAACAGAACTGACAGTTAGTATTGCTGATGTCAGCTACTATGTAACAGAAAATAGTGAGTTAGATAAAGAAGCATACGACAGAGCGACAAGTGTATATCTTGTTGATAGAGTAATCCCTATGATTCCGCATAGATTAAGTAATGGTATTTGTTCATTAAATCCACATGAAGATAGATTAACATTGAGTTGTAGAATGGAAATAGATCAACAAGGTGAAGTCATCAGACATGATATTTTTGAAAGTGTTATTCATTCAGATTATAGAATGACATATTCAGATGTAAATGCCATTATTGAAAATGACGATCAAGAAATTCGTGAAAAGTATTCAGAAATTACACCAATGCTTGATTTAGCACAACAACTATCAAAACAATTAATCGCTAAACGTAAAAGACGTGGGGAAATTGATTTTGATATTAAAGAAGCGCAAGTATTAGTAGATGAAGATGGTATACCTACAGACATTGAAGTGAGAGAAAGAAACGATGCAGAGCGTTTAATCGAAAGTTTTATGTTATCTGCTAACGAAACAATTGCTGAACACTTTAGTAAACTAGAAGTGCCATTTATCTATCGTGTCCATGAGAATCCAAAAGCAGAAAGATTAAACCAATTCTTTGAATTTATTTCAAACTTTGGACTTGCTGTTAAAGGTTCAAGTGAAGACATACACCCTGCAACATTACAGAAAATTGTAGAAGAAGTTGCTGGACAGAAAGAAGAAATGGTTATTTCTACTTTAATGTTAAGAAGTATGCAACAAGCTAGATATAGTGAAGATAATTTAGGTCACTTTGGCTTGTCAGCAGATTACTATACACATTTCACATCTCCAATCAGAAGATATCCTGACTTAATAGTGCATAGATTAATTCGTAAATATTTAATTGAAAAATCTATGAACAGTAAACAAATTAGACATTGGGAAGAAATGTTGCCAGACATCGCTGACCATACTTCTAAACGTGAGCGAAGAGCAATTGACGCTGAACGTGATACAGATGACTTGAAGAAGTCAGAGTATATGATTCAACACGTTGGAGAAGTGTTTACAGGTATTATCAGTTCAGTAGCGAACTTTGGTATGTTTGTAGAGCTAGAGAACACAATTGAAGGTATGGTGCATATCTCTAACTTAACAGATGACTATTACAACTTTGATGAGCGTAATATGGCTATTATAGGTGAGCGCCAAGCTAAAGTATTTAGAATTGGTGACAAAGTTGAAGTTAAAGTCATTAATGTTAACGTTGATGAGCGTATGATTGATTTTCAAATTGTTGGTATGCTAATAGCTGAAAAGAATAGAGAACGTTTAGCAAGAGAAAAAACAATCAAAGCTAAAAAACGTGGTACAGCTAAAGAACAAGATAAACCTAATAAGCATAAAAAAGGTAGAGCTAAAGGTAAACAAGGCGGCAATCAAGGTAAACAAGGTAAGAAAGGTAAAAAGCCTTATTACAAAGCAAAAGCTGTGAAAAACAAAGCAAGACGAAAGAAAAAATAG
- a CDS encoding alpha/beta hydrolase translates to MRIQLPKPFFFEEGKRAVLLLHGFTGNSSDVRQLGRYLQKKGYTSYAPHYEGHGRPPEEILESSPYVWFKDCLDAYDFLEEKGYTEIAVAGLSLGGVFSLKLSLNRDVKGIVIMCSPMYIKTEGTMFEGVLDYAREFKKYEGKTPEQIEEEMKHFHPTNTLKDLQETIQGVRDQVDEVFDPLFVVQGKLDEMINPDSANIIYNESSSDDKNIKWYEESGHVITIGQEKEQVFEDVYQFLESLDWSE, encoded by the coding sequence ATGAGAATTCAATTACCTAAACCTTTCTTTTTTGAAGAAGGAAAAAGAGCAGTATTACTTTTACATGGATTTACAGGTAATTCATCAGATGTTAGACAATTAGGACGTTACTTACAGAAAAAAGGGTATACATCATATGCTCCGCATTATGAAGGTCATGGTAGACCACCTGAAGAAATTTTGGAATCAAGTCCATATGTATGGTTTAAAGACTGTTTAGATGCATATGATTTTTTAGAAGAAAAAGGATATACTGAAATAGCAGTAGCTGGATTATCACTAGGTGGCGTATTTAGTTTGAAATTAAGTTTAAACAGAGATGTAAAAGGTATTGTAATAATGTGCTCACCTATGTATATAAAAACTGAAGGCACGATGTTTGAAGGTGTATTAGATTATGCTAGAGAATTTAAAAAATATGAAGGCAAAACACCTGAACAAATTGAAGAAGAAATGAAACATTTTCATCCTACGAATACTTTGAAAGATTTACAAGAAACCATTCAAGGTGTGAGAGATCAAGTAGACGAAGTATTTGATCCATTGTTTGTTGTGCAAGGTAAACTAGATGAAATGATTAACCCTGATTCAGCTAATATTATTTATAATGAATCATCTTCTGATGACAAAAATATTAAATGGTATGAGGAATCTGGTCATGTTATAACAATCGGACAAGAAAAAGAACAAGTATTTGAAGACGTATATCAATTCTTAGAATCATTAGATTGGTCCGAGTAA
- the secG gene encoding preprotein translocase subunit SecG gives MHTFLIVLLIIVCIALITVVLLQEGKSTGLSGAISGGAEQLFGKQKQRGIDLILHRVTIILAILFFLLMLAITYFKM, from the coding sequence ATGCATACATTTTTAATCGTCTTATTAATCATCGTTTGTATTGCATTGATTACCGTCGTATTACTTCAAGAAGGTAAAAGTACTGGTTTATCTGGTGCAATTAGTGGCGGAGCAGAACAATTATTTGGAAAACAAAAACAACGTGGAATAGATTTAATTTTACACAGAGTTACAATTATTTTAGCAATTTTATTTTTCTTATTAATGTTAGCAATTACTTACTTCAAAATGTAG
- the aroA gene encoding 3-phosphoshikimate 1-carboxyvinyltransferase has product MTINLKSAKSPWSSLDGVDQLSLHPIKEAFNKEVMIPGSKSVTNRAFILAGFSKGTSKLSGYLKSDDTYWCMETIKKLGATVEAVGDELHITGINRSELPEKQQVFIGSAGTTARFLPGILGTQEKSEITITSTEQLAGRPHKTLHDALKQLGVQLTYLEKEGQLPVTIKGAPETGGKVSIAGNQSSQFISGLLMAAPLFNKPTEIELTTKIVQSAYVDITIEMMKQFGIHVDVSDDYTHMKVEQGEYEAATLPLEADLSTACYFMALAALNKSTIKINHLNMESHQPDLEVVDILEKMGATVEKGSDYVVISGPEQLKGNLTIDMNACSDQALTIGSLAVFADGPITITGVEHIRHHECNRVTALTESLTKLGIEVTEHQDGWTITPGDVKAATLDTYDDHRVAMSLSLMGTKVDGIKLLDPSCVSKTCPTYFEMLASLGISVEYH; this is encoded by the coding sequence ATGACGATTAATTTAAAAAGTGCAAAATCACCTTGGTCTAGTTTAGATGGTGTGGATCAATTATCTCTTCATCCTATTAAAGAAGCATTTAATAAAGAAGTCATGATTCCGGGTAGTAAGAGTGTAACGAATCGTGCTTTTATTTTGGCTGGTTTTAGTAAGGGTACTTCTAAATTATCTGGATACTTAAAGAGTGATGACACATACTGGTGTATGGAAACAATTAAAAAACTAGGTGCTACTGTTGAAGCTGTAGGTGATGAACTTCATATTACAGGTATTAATCGTTCAGAATTACCTGAGAAACAACAAGTATTTATTGGTTCTGCTGGTACGACTGCTAGATTCTTACCAGGTATTTTAGGGACTCAAGAGAAAAGTGAAATCACAATTACTTCAACTGAACAACTTGCTGGTAGACCTCACAAGACTTTACACGATGCGTTAAAACAATTAGGTGTTCAACTAACGTATCTTGAAAAAGAAGGTCAGTTACCTGTGACTATAAAAGGTGCACCTGAAACGGGCGGAAAAGTTTCAATTGCTGGTAATCAATCAAGTCAATTTATAAGTGGTTTATTAATGGCGGCACCTTTATTTAACAAACCAACTGAAATAGAACTTACGACTAAGATAGTTCAAAGTGCTTATGTGGATATTACAATTGAAATGATGAAACAATTTGGCATACATGTAGATGTATCAGATGATTATACACATATGAAAGTAGAACAAGGTGAGTATGAAGCAGCTACTTTACCATTAGAAGCTGACTTATCTACAGCATGCTATTTTATGGCATTAGCAGCACTTAATAAGTCTACGATTAAAATTAATCATTTAAATATGGAAAGTCATCAACCTGATTTAGAAGTTGTCGATATTCTTGAAAAAATGGGTGCAACTGTTGAAAAAGGTTCTGATTATGTTGTGATTTCTGGTCCTGAACAATTAAAAGGGAACTTAACAATTGACATGAATGCTTGCTCAGATCAAGCTTTAACAATTGGCAGTTTAGCTGTATTTGCTGATGGTCCAATTACTATTACAGGTGTAGAACATATACGTCATCATGAATGTAATCGTGTAACTGCATTAACAGAAAGTTTAACAAAATTAGGTATTGAAGTTACTGAACATCAAGATGGTTGGACTATCACACCGGGTGATGTAAAAGCAGCTACATTAGATACTTATGATGATCACCGTGTTGCAATGTCATTAAGTTTAATGGGTACTAAAGTTGATGGGATTAAATTATTAGATCCTTCATGCGTATCAAAGACTTGCCCAACATATTTTGAAATGTTAGCATCGTTAGGTATATCGGTTGAGTATCATTAA
- the eno gene encoding surface-displayed alpha-enolase, which yields MPIITDIYAREVLDSRGNPTVEVEVLTESGAFGRALVPSGASTGEYEAVELRDGDKDRYLGKGVLKAVENVNEIIAPEIIEGEFSVLEQVSIDKLMIALDGTPNKAKLGANAILGVSIAVARAAADFLGQPLYKYLGGFNGVQLPVPMMNIVNGGSHSDAPIAFQEFMILPVGAESFKEALRWGAEIFHNLAKILKSRGLVTAVGDEGGFAPKFEGTEDGVETILEAIKAVGLEPGKDVFLGFDCAASEFYENGVYDYAKFEGENGAKRSSEEQVDFLEELVNKYPIITIEDGMDENDWDGWKLLTDRIGNRVQLVGDDLFVTNTEKLSEGIEKGIGNSILIKVNQIGTLTETFEAIEMAQKAGYTAVVSHRSGETEDTTISDIAVATNAGQIKTGSLSRTDRIAKYNQLLRIEDELFETGKFEGIKAFYNLSK from the coding sequence ATGCCAATTATTACAGATATTTATGCACGCGAAGTATTAGACTCTCGTGGTAATCCAACAGTAGAAGTAGAAGTATTAACTGAAAGCGGTGCTTTTGGTAGAGCTTTAGTACCATCAGGTGCTTCAACAGGTGAATATGAAGCAGTAGAATTACGTGACGGAGACAAAGACCGTTACTTAGGTAAAGGTGTTCTTAAAGCAGTAGAAAACGTTAACGAAATCATTGCACCTGAAATCATTGAAGGTGAATTCTCAGTATTAGAACAAGTTTCTATCGACAAATTAATGATCGCTTTAGACGGTACACCAAACAAAGCTAAATTAGGTGCTAATGCTATTTTAGGTGTTTCTATCGCAGTAGCTCGTGCTGCAGCTGACTTCTTAGGTCAACCATTATACAAATATCTTGGTGGATTCAACGGTGTTCAATTACCAGTACCAATGATGAACATTGTTAACGGTGGTTCTCACTCAGACGCACCAATCGCATTCCAAGAATTCATGATCTTACCAGTAGGTGCTGAATCATTCAAAGAAGCTTTACGTTGGGGAGCAGAAATCTTCCATAACTTAGCTAAAATCTTAAAATCTCGTGGTTTAGTAACTGCAGTAGGTGACGAAGGTGGTTTCGCTCCTAAATTTGAAGGTACTGAAGACGGTGTTGAAACAATTTTAGAAGCAATCAAAGCAGTTGGTTTAGAACCAGGTAAAGATGTATTCTTAGGATTCGACTGTGCAGCATCAGAATTCTACGAAAATGGCGTATATGACTATGCTAAATTCGAAGGTGAAAATGGTGCTAAACGTTCTTCTGAAGAACAAGTAGACTTCCTTGAAGAATTAGTAAACAAATACCCAATCATCACTATCGAAGATGGTATGGATGAAAACGACTGGGACGGCTGGAAACTTCTTACTGACCGTATCGGCAACCGCGTACAATTAGTAGGTGACGATTTATTCGTAACAAACACTGAAAAATTATCTGAAGGTATCGAAAAAGGTATCGGTAACTCAATCTTAATCAAAGTTAACCAAATCGGTACATTAACAGAAACATTCGAAGCCATCGAAATGGCTCAAAAAGCTGGTTACACTGCAGTTGTATCACATCGTTCAGGTGAAACAGAAGATACTACAATCTCTGATATCGCAGTAGCAACTAACGCTGGCCAAATCAAAACAGGTTCATTATCAAGAACTGACCGTATTGCTAAGTACAACCAATTATTACGTATCGAAGATGAATTATTCGAAACAGGTAAATTCGAAGGAATCAAAGCTTTCTATAACTTATCAAAATAA
- the gpmI gene encoding 2,3-bisphosphoglycerate-independent phosphoglycerate mutase: MAKQPTALIILDGFANREEEHGNAVKQANKPNFDRYYNKYPHNELSACGLDVGLPEGQMGNSEVGHLNIGAGRIVYQSLTRINKSIEDGDFFEIDALKQVMDHIVKNDSTLHLMGLLSDGGVHSHYKHLFALLELAKKQGVKKVYVHGFLDGRDVDQKSALKYIEETENKFKELGIGQFASISGRYYAMDRDKRWNREEKAYDAMSNGVGPVYATAVEGVEANYQEGLTDEFVVPFIVKDEEKGVENTGVNSHDAMVFFNFRPDRAAQLSQIYTNEKFEGFEIKRKLDDLFFVTFTNYSDDVIAEVAFKPVDIKNTIGEVAEKNNLNQLRIAETEKFPHVTYFMSGGNHAEFKGERRILIDSPKVATYDLKPEMSAYEVKDALISELDKGDLDLIILNFANPDMVGHSGMLEPTIKAIEAVDECLGEVVDKILSMNGTAIITADHGNSDEVLTDDESPMTTHTINPVPVIVTKEGVEVRSGGRLADLAPTLIDLLGVEKPEDMTGESLIK, translated from the coding sequence ATGGCTAAACAACCAACAGCACTTATCATTCTTGATGGTTTTGCTAATCGTGAAGAAGAGCATGGTAATGCGGTAAAACAAGCCAACAAACCAAATTTTGATAGATATTACAACAAATACCCACATAACGAATTATCAGCATGTGGTTTAGATGTAGGTCTACCAGAAGGTCAAATGGGTAACTCTGAAGTAGGTCACTTAAACATTGGTGCAGGAAGAATTGTTTATCAAAGTTTAACTAGAATCAATAAATCAATTGAAGATGGCGATTTCTTTGAAATTGACGCACTTAAACAAGTAATGGATCACATTGTAAAAAATGATTCAACGCTACATTTAATGGGACTTTTATCAGATGGTGGTGTTCACAGTCACTACAAACATCTATTTGCACTATTAGAATTAGCCAAAAAACAAGGTGTTAAAAAAGTTTATGTTCACGGATTCTTAGACGGACGTGACGTTGATCAAAAATCAGCACTTAAATATATTGAAGAAACTGAAAATAAATTTAAAGAGCTAGGTATTGGTCAATTCGCTTCTATTTCTGGTCGCTATTACGCTATGGATAGAGATAAACGTTGGAATCGTGAAGAAAAAGCTTACGATGCAATGTCTAATGGCGTTGGACCTGTATATGCAACTGCAGTTGAAGGTGTAGAAGCTAATTATCAAGAAGGTCTAACAGATGAATTTGTTGTTCCATTTATCGTTAAAGACGAAGAAAAAGGTGTAGAAAATACTGGCGTAAATAGCCATGATGCTATGGTATTCTTTAACTTCCGTCCAGATAGAGCGGCACAACTTAGCCAAATATATACAAATGAAAAATTTGAAGGTTTTGAAATTAAACGTAAACTAGATGATTTATTCTTTGTTACTTTTACAAACTATAGTGATGATGTTATTGCCGAAGTTGCTTTTAAACCAGTTGATATCAAAAATACAATCGGTGAAGTAGCTGAGAAAAATAATTTAAATCAATTAAGAATTGCTGAAACAGAAAAATTCCCTCATGTGACTTATTTCATGAGTGGTGGTAATCATGCAGAGTTTAAAGGTGAAAGAAGAATATTAATCGATTCACCAAAAGTTGCAACATACGACTTAAAACCTGAAATGAGTGCATATGAAGTAAAAGATGCTTTAATCAGTGAGTTAGATAAAGGTGATTTAGATTTAATTATCTTAAACTTTGCGAACCCTGATATGGTTGGTCATAGTGGTATGCTTGAACCAACAATTAAAGCAATTGAAGCAGTAGATGAATGTTTAGGTGAAGTTGTTGATAAAATTTTATCAATGAATGGTACAGCTATCATTACAGCAGACCATGGTAACTCTGATGAAGTGTTAACAGATGACGAATCACCTATGACAACTCATACAATAAACCCAGTTCCTGTTATTGTGACAAAAGAAGGGGTAGAAGTAAGAAGTGGAGGTCGCTTAGCAGACTTAGCACCAACACTTATAGACTTACTTGGAGTAGAAAAACCAGAAGATATGACTGGTGAATCATTAATTAAATAA
- the tpiA gene encoding triose-phosphate isomerase, with protein sequence MRKPIIAGNWKMNKTVQEAKDFVNELPALPDTNEVDSVICAPTIQLDALVNLTKEGVAQGLQIGAQNAYFEDNGAFTGETSPAALEDLGVKYVVLGHSERREYFHETDEDVNKKALAVFSHNMTPIICVGETLEEREAGKAESVVGGQVEAALKGFTEDQVKATVIAYEPIWAIGTGKSSTSEDANQMCTHVRNVVAGAFSQEAADALRVQYGGSVKPENIKEYMAQSDIDGALVGGASLKVDSFVALLEGAK encoded by the coding sequence ATGAGAAAACCAATTATCGCAGGTAACTGGAAAATGAATAAAACAGTTCAAGAAGCAAAAGACTTTGTTAATGAACTTCCAGCATTACCAGATACTAATGAGGTAGATTCAGTAATTTGTGCACCAACTATACAATTAGATGCACTTGTTAACTTAACTAAAGAAGGCGTAGCACAAGGCTTACAAATTGGTGCGCAAAATGCATACTTTGAAGATAATGGTGCTTTCACTGGTGAAACATCTCCAGCAGCACTTGAAGATTTAGGTGTTAAGTATGTCGTTTTAGGACATTCTGAACGTCGTGAATACTTCCACGAAACTGACGAAGATGTTAATAAAAAAGCATTAGCTGTATTTTCTCATAATATGACACCAATTATTTGTGTTGGTGAAACATTAGAAGAAAGAGAAGCAGGTAAAGCTGAATCAGTAGTAGGTGGTCAAGTTGAAGCAGCACTTAAAGGTTTCACAGAAGATCAAGTTAAAGCGACAGTAATCGCTTATGAACCTATCTGGGCAATTGGTACTGGTAAATCTTCAACTTCTGAAGATGCTAACCAAATGTGTACACACGTACGTAACGTTGTTGCAGGTGCTTTCTCTCAAGAAGCTGCTGATGCTTTACGTGTACAATACGGTGGTAGTGTTAAACCAGAAAACATTAAAGAATATATGGCTCAATCAGATATCGATGGCGCATTAGTTGGCGGCGCTTCATTAAAAGTTGATTCATTCGTAGCATTATTAGAAGGTGCTAAATAA